A genomic stretch from Thunnus maccoyii chromosome 19, fThuMac1.1, whole genome shotgun sequence includes:
- the LOC121886128 gene encoding protein AMBP, with amino-acid sequence MQKAVVLVSLLVLGWTWTIQGLPVIPEPLYPTQENFDLARFLGTWHDIAKATTCTHMHKYKGDAAIGKLVLQRSTTQGKIKMTRNVLRHGTCKEVFGDYELTTTPGRFFYHDTKWAANVDAYVVHTNYNEYAILIMSKQKSSGNKTISVKLYSRTMEVRPTVLDDFKTLVRQQGMSDNTIIIKQNKGDCVPGQQVAKPTPQSELQRVKRSVVPTLVADLEASGDDTPLFNGTEACKAAPDTGPCFGMHQRYYYNSSSMSCEIFKFGGCLGNQNNFHSERECLQRCRTEAVCRLPLAPQPCTGHPLIWAFDSSIGLCLPYKPGYCQANANKFYSKAECEEYCGVVKDDPELLRLD; translated from the exons ATGCAGAAAGCGGTGGTTCTGGTTTCTCTCCTGGTCCTGGGATGGACCTGGACCATCCAGGGTCTCCCTGTAATCCCAGAACCTCTCTACCCCACACAGGAAAACTTTGATCTGGCCAGG TTTTTGGGAACTTGGCACGATATTGCCAAGGCAACTACATGTACCCATATGCATAAATACAAGGGAGATGCAGCCATTGGCAAACTGGTCCTGCAGAGAAGTACCACCCAGGGCAAAATCAAGATGACTCGAAATGTACTCAG ACATGGAACATGCAAGGAGGTCTTTGGGGACTATGAGTTGACCACCACACCTGGACGATTCTTCTACCATGATACAa AGTGGGCGGCAAATGTGGATGCCTATGTGGTTCACACAAACTACAATGAGTATGCGATACTAATAATGAGCAAACAGAAATCATCAGGGAATAAGACCATCTCTGTTAAGCTTTACA GTAGGACCATGGAGGTGAGACCGACTGTGCTGGATGACTTCAAAACACTGGTCAGACAGCAGGGAATGAGTGACAACACCATTATCATTAAACAGAACAAAG GTGACTGTGTTCCTGGACAGCAGGTGGCAAAGCCAACACCTCAGTCTGAGCTGCAG AGGGTGAAGAGAAGTGTTGTGCCTACTCTGGTTGCAGATTTGGAGGCTTCTGGTGATGACACACCTCTGTTCAATGGGACAG aGGCCTGTAAAGCAGCACCAGACACAGGACCATGTTTTGGGATGCACCAGCGTTACTACTACAACTCCTCCTCAATGAGCTGCGAGATCTTCAAGTTTGGAGGTTGTTTGGGCAACCAGAACAACTTTCATTCTGAGAGAGAGTGTCTGCAGAGATGTCGCACTGAGG CTGTGTGTCGTCTGCCCCTGGCACCCCAACCCTGCACAGGACATCCACTCATCTGGGCCTTTGACTCCTCCATTGGTCTGTGTTTGCCCTACAAACCTGGCTATTGCCAGGCCAATGCCAACAAGTTCTACAGCAAGGCTGAGTGTGAGGAGTACTGCGGGGTGGTCAAAGATG ATCCTGAGCTCCTGAGATTGGACTGA
- the LOC121886127 gene encoding carboxypeptidase inhibitor SmCI-like encodes MVKAVILISVLVLGLTWTLQGLPTEDVAAGKPEDLDSGSDEGFSISNATEFNATEACKAAPEAGPCEAKIPRYFYSSSSMSCKVFTYQGCGGNQNNFKDEKGCLEGCHPDEACIAPPKTGRCKASFQRYFYNSTSMRCEVFIYGGCAGNQNNFKSEKECLRRCQTKELCTAPPATGPCKASFQRYFYNSTSMRCEVFIYGGCAGNQNNFKTEKECLKKCHKQA; translated from the exons ATGGTGAAAGCTGTGATTCTGATTTCTGTGCTGGTCCTGGGGTTGACATGGACTCTCCAGGGGCTGCCTACGGAGGATGTG GCTGCTGGGAAGCCTGAAGAcctggacagtggctctgatGAGGGCTTTTCTATTAGTAATGCAACTGAGTTCAATGCAACAG AGGCCTGTAAAGCAGCTCCAGAGGCAGGTCCATGTGAGGCAAAAATACCACGTTACTTCTACAGCTCCTCCTCAATGAGCTGCAAAGTCTTCACCTACCAAGGGTGTGGTGGAAACCAGAACAACTTTAAAGATGAGAAAGGGTGTTTGGAGGGATGTCACCCTGATG aGGCCTGTATAGCGCCACCAAAGACAGGTCGATGTAAGGCATCTTTCCAACGTTACTTCTACAACTCCACCTCAATGAGATGTGAAGTCTTCATCTATGGAGGGTGTGCTGGAAACCAGAACAactttaaaagtgaaaaagagtGTCTGAGGAGATGTCAAACTAAAG AGCTGTGTACAGCACCACCAGCGACAGGTCCATGTAAGGCATCTTTCCAACGTTACTTCTACAACTCCACCTCAATGAGATGTGAAGTCTTCATCTATGGAGGGTGTGCTGGAAACCAGAACaactttaaaactgaaaaagagtGTCTGAAGAAATGTCACAAACAAG cATAA
- the ptgdsa gene encoding prostaglandin D2 synthase a, whose protein sequence is MRTTVAAVVMVMCSMMVHADVKPQRDFSLQKFAGKWYRVGLAYDSPSFVPYRDKIKASMGIITPLVNGNVNLTMWEVTPVGCVSKLYQYEKTTVPGQFTYFSTRHNMVKDITVVETNYTEFALVLKHKVFNREYTQVALYGRTQRLKPDIIQKFKAFALSRGFSRESILTPPPVENCPPAGSGRQVS, encoded by the exons ATGAGGACCACAGTGGCcgctgttgtcatggtgatgtgCTCGATGATGGTGCACGCAGACGTGAAGCCACAGAGAGATTTCTCCCTGCAGAAG tttgcAGGGAAATGGTACCGTGTGGGTCTGGCCTACGACTCTCCAAGTTTTGTCCCatacagagacaaaataaaGGCCTCCATGGGAATCATCACACCACTCGTGAACGGCAACGTTAACCTCACAATGTGGGAAGTCac ACCTGTAGGTTGTGTGAGTAAGCTGTACCAGTATGAGAAGACTACCGTACCTGGACAGTTCACCTACTTCAGCACAC GCCATAACATGGTGAAGGACATCACAGTGGTGGAGACGAACTACACTGAATTCGCTCTGGTTCTCAAACACAAGGTTTTCAACAGAGAGTACACGCAGGTGGCACTTTACG gTCGCACTCAAAGACTCAAACCTGACATCATTCAGAAGTTTAAAGCCTTTGCTTTGTCCCGGGGTTTCTCCAGAGAGTCTATTCTGACTCCACCTCCAGTAG AAAACTGCCCACCAGCGGGATCTGGACGTCAG gTTTCCTGA